The following coding sequences lie in one uncultured Bacteroides sp. genomic window:
- the clpX gene encoding ATP-dependent Clp protease ATP-binding subunit ClpX, translating to MEDSKSSKNKKKCSFCGRTESEVSFLITGMNGYICDSCATQAYEISQEAIGTSKQSGSGKPLNLKDLPKPVDIKKFLDQYVIGQDDAKRYLSVSVYNHYKRLLQKDSGDDVEIEKSNIIMVGSTGTGKTLLARTIAKLLHVPFTIVDATVLTEAGYVGEDIESILTRLLQVADYNVPEAERGIVFIDEIDKIARKGDNPSITRDVSGEGVQQGLLKLLEGAVVNVPPQGGRKHPDQKMIPVNTKNILFICGGAFDGIEKKIAQRLNTHVVGYSASQATAVIDKKNMMQYIAPQDLKSFGLIPEIIGRLPVLTYLNPLDRTALRAILTEPKNSIIRQYVKLFEMDNIKLTFDEKVYEYIVDKAVEYKLGARGLRSIVETIMMDVMFEIPSESKAEYHVSMEYAKQQLEKANIARLQTA from the coding sequence TTGGAAGATTCAAAATCATCAAAAAATAAAAAGAAATGTAGCTTTTGCGGACGTACGGAAAGCGAAGTTTCTTTTCTGATTACGGGGATGAATGGCTACATCTGTGACAGTTGTGCCACTCAGGCTTATGAAATTTCCCAGGAAGCCATTGGTACTAGTAAACAATCGGGTTCCGGAAAACCATTAAATCTTAAAGATTTACCAAAGCCTGTTGATATTAAAAAGTTTCTGGACCAATATGTTATTGGTCAGGACGATGCCAAACGTTATCTTTCGGTATCAGTCTATAACCACTATAAACGTTTGCTGCAGAAAGACAGCGGTGATGATGTAGAGATTGAGAAATCTAATATCATTATGGTGGGTAGCACGGGTACGGGCAAAACTCTTCTAGCAAGGACAATTGCAAAACTGTTGCATGTACCTTTTACTATTGTCGATGCAACCGTATTAACGGAAGCGGGTTATGTGGGAGAGGATATTGAAAGCATTCTTACCCGACTGCTGCAAGTGGCCGATTATAACGTTCCAGAAGCCGAAAGAGGTATTGTGTTTATTGACGAAATAGATAAAATAGCCCGTAAAGGTGATAACCCTTCCATTACCCGTGACGTAAGTGGGGAAGGAGTTCAGCAGGGATTATTGAAATTATTGGAAGGTGCAGTTGTTAATGTTCCACCTCAGGGAGGACGTAAACATCCTGATCAGAAAATGATTCCAGTGAATACCAAAAATATTCTATTCATCTGTGGAGGCGCATTCGACGGAATTGAGAAAAAAATTGCGCAGCGTCTCAACACTCATGTGGTAGGATATAGTGCATCTCAGGCTACAGCGGTGATTGATAAGAAGAATATGATGCAGTATATCGCTCCTCAGGATCTGAAATCGTTCGGATTAATCCCTGAAATTATAGGTCGTCTGCCAGTACTTACTTATCTGAATCCATTAGATAGGACTGCCTTACGTGCTATCTTAACCGAACCGAAAAATTCGATTATCAGACAGTACGTCAAGCTCTTTGAAATGGATAATATAAAGCTGACTTTCGATGAAAAAGTCTATGAATATATTGTGGATAAAGCGGTAGAGTATAAGCTTGGCGCGCGAGGTTTACGTTCTATAGTCGAGACAATCATGATGGATGTGATGTTTGAAATTCCTTCTGAAAGTAAGGCCGAATATCATGTTTCGATGGAATATGCAAAGCAGCAACTGGAAAAAGCAAATATTGCTCGCTTACAAACTGC